A single genomic interval of Streptomyces graminofaciens harbors:
- a CDS encoding DUF317 domain-containing protein, whose protein sequence is MRFLPHDAADELLVTPPCLAGGGDPRWVTVALHQAGGWRYNHTPLSPIVHLVRPDQQAELSLYPDPDEPWWTILHAPTDEQPAWYARFGARIPVEILAAFTDALTEPAPEAAASDPFEILYAARWLEHSDVSASSPDSPVRVERADQGQGSWFVTTSLPGDPDTVIWRAHLGADTPLHLVAAFTSALTDPAPLRRDPLALPFQTRPHLRTAPAPTGPPDGLDPLEQRVQDLAARRRRGAPSLPPRRPQPPPRRTR, encoded by the coding sequence ATGCGTTTCCTGCCTCACGATGCGGCCGACGAACTCCTCGTCACCCCACCCTGCCTGGCCGGGGGCGGGGACCCGCGCTGGGTCACCGTGGCCCTCCACCAGGCCGGGGGATGGCGCTACAACCACACCCCGCTCTCCCCGATCGTCCATCTGGTCCGGCCCGACCAGCAGGCCGAGCTGAGCCTGTACCCGGACCCGGACGAGCCGTGGTGGACGATCCTCCACGCCCCCACCGACGAACAACCCGCCTGGTACGCCCGGTTCGGGGCGCGCATCCCGGTGGAGATCCTCGCCGCGTTCACCGACGCCCTCACCGAGCCCGCCCCCGAAGCGGCGGCGAGTGATCCCTTCGAGATCCTGTACGCGGCCCGCTGGCTGGAACACTCCGACGTCTCGGCCTCGTCCCCCGACAGCCCCGTCCGGGTCGAGCGCGCCGACCAGGGGCAAGGCAGCTGGTTCGTCACCACCTCCCTGCCCGGCGACCCCGACACGGTGATCTGGCGCGCCCACCTCGGCGCCGACACCCCGCTCCACCTGGTCGCCGCCTTCACCAGCGCCCTCACCGACCCCGCACCGCTGCGCCGCGACCCGCTCGCCCTCCCCTTCCAGACTCGTCCCCACCTGCGGACGGCCCCCGCGCCGACGGGCCCGCCGGACGGGCTGGATCCGCTGGAGCAGCGCGTCCAAGACCTCGCCGCCCGCCGCCGGCGTGGCGCGCCCTCGCTGCCGCCGCGTCGGCCGCAGCCGCCACCGCGCCGTACGCGCTGA
- a CDS encoding type IV secretory system conjugative DNA transfer family protein, translating into MPHASPASSSSDGYDIAFKVLLGALAIAVPLSNLAWLCGNLAAWATHSGPWAPYQPINALLHPDQLWPTAGETTLLIGARIIPVTVMIALVLTAAVVWSRHKNSGSGRKKKIAGMAKAKDIEPLMARAITAKARSLRPSLKDAKHIDAADTGILLGNLQGSRHEVRMGYEDVAVAIMAPRSGKTTSLAIPSILAAPGPVLLTSNKAAGDAYTATLDARQRTGRTWSMDPQQIAHAEREMWWNPLADARTLDGAGRLAGHFLAASVDASQQGDFWSKAGSNILSQLFLAAALDERPITDVMQWLAFPADRTPLDILRDHQFTAVAAQLKGTVEGPPETRDGIYETARQYAAALLNSDIAAWVTPQKDVSEFRPSEFVSSTDTLYLLSKDGGGGASALIAACADSVMRAATAQAERAGGRLDPPMLAILDEAANVCKISDLPDLYSHLGSRGIIPITILQSYRQGQKVWGDAGMDAMWSASTVKVIGSGIDDPDFADKLSRLIGDHDVETTSTSISDSGKSTSVSMRQERILAADAIRALPKGTALCFATGMRAAMLDLRPWYAEPDADALTAASARASKAITARAIAKHAPQQSDYGPAA; encoded by the coding sequence TTGCCCCACGCCTCCCCCGCCTCCTCCAGCAGCGACGGCTACGACATCGCCTTCAAGGTGCTCCTCGGCGCCCTCGCGATCGCCGTCCCCCTGTCCAACCTCGCCTGGCTGTGCGGCAACCTCGCCGCCTGGGCCACCCACTCCGGTCCCTGGGCGCCGTACCAGCCCATCAACGCCCTCCTGCACCCCGACCAGCTCTGGCCCACCGCCGGAGAAACGACCCTGCTCATCGGTGCCCGCATCATCCCCGTCACCGTGATGATCGCCCTCGTCCTCACCGCCGCAGTAGTCTGGTCACGGCACAAGAACTCCGGCAGTGGCCGGAAGAAGAAGATCGCCGGCATGGCCAAGGCGAAGGACATCGAGCCGCTGATGGCCCGGGCGATCACCGCCAAGGCCCGCTCCCTGCGCCCCAGCCTGAAGGACGCCAAGCACATCGATGCCGCCGACACCGGCATCCTCCTCGGCAACCTCCAGGGCAGCCGCCACGAGGTCCGCATGGGGTACGAGGACGTCGCCGTCGCCATCATGGCGCCCCGCTCCGGCAAGACCACCTCGCTCGCGATCCCCTCAATCCTCGCCGCACCCGGCCCCGTCCTGCTGACCTCCAACAAGGCCGCCGGCGACGCTTACACCGCCACCCTCGACGCACGGCAGAGGACCGGCCGGACGTGGTCGATGGACCCGCAGCAGATCGCCCACGCCGAACGGGAGATGTGGTGGAACCCGCTCGCCGACGCCAGGACCCTCGACGGCGCAGGCCGTCTGGCCGGCCACTTCCTCGCCGCGTCCGTGGACGCCAGCCAGCAGGGCGACTTCTGGTCCAAGGCCGGCAGCAACATCCTGTCGCAGCTGTTCCTCGCCGCGGCTCTCGACGAACGGCCCATCACCGACGTCATGCAGTGGCTGGCCTTCCCCGCCGACCGCACCCCTCTCGACATCCTGCGCGACCACCAGTTCACCGCGGTGGCCGCCCAGCTCAAGGGCACCGTCGAAGGACCGCCCGAAACCCGGGACGGCATCTACGAAACTGCCCGACAGTACGCCGCGGCCCTCCTCAACAGCGATATCGCGGCGTGGGTCACCCCGCAGAAGGACGTGTCCGAGTTCCGGCCGTCGGAGTTCGTCTCGTCCACGGACACTCTGTACCTGCTGTCGAAGGACGGTGGGGGCGGCGCCAGTGCCCTGATCGCGGCGTGCGCGGACTCCGTCATGCGCGCGGCGACCGCGCAGGCCGAGCGCGCCGGCGGACGGCTCGACCCGCCGATGCTCGCGATCCTCGACGAGGCCGCCAACGTCTGCAAGATCTCCGATCTGCCCGACCTGTACAGCCACTTGGGCTCGCGCGGCATCATCCCCATCACGATCCTGCAGTCCTACCGCCAGGGCCAGAAAGTCTGGGGCGACGCGGGCATGGACGCCATGTGGTCCGCGAGCACCGTCAAGGTGATCGGCTCCGGCATCGACGATCCCGACTTCGCCGACAAACTCTCCCGCCTCATCGGCGACCACGACGTGGAGACCACCTCGACCTCCATCTCCGACTCGGGCAAGTCGACCTCCGTGTCGATGCGGCAGGAACGGATCCTTGCCGCGGACGCGATCCGCGCCCTGCCCAAGGGCACCGCCCTGTGCTTCGCCACCGGCATGCGCGCCGCCATGCTCGACCTGCGCCCCTGGTACGCGGAGCCCGACGCCGACGCACTGACTGCCGCCTCCGCCCGCGCATCGAAGGCCATCACCGCCCGCGCCATCGCCAAGCACGCCCCGCAGCAAAGCGACTACGGCCCCGCCGCCTGA
- a CDS encoding DUF317 domain-containing protein: MPVTERQLAGFRRDHESTILHSTSPRHLAGPGDARHVTHALLAAGWTITSDPASPETEVTSPDLQARLQAAPQFNPSGSWWRLTVEPPNSRSWYASFTQQVPAEILAGLTDTLLTPAPADRPDPWDLFRTAGWSVTQSENGTGFEARSLDRRVVVEYSRPYDDEISSSFSWRIRTREYPAEAAESAFDGRPVWSGWLDGHAPAQAIAGFIAALTSAEPLLRGWGRHNWHHDVQHERTSRTGTDVADAHQQRLKHVQAQVRAARRRQRLDTAPSSAYVGASNSSAARTR; the protein is encoded by the coding sequence ATGCCGGTGACCGAGCGACAGTTGGCCGGCTTCCGACGCGACCACGAGTCGACGATCCTGCATTCCACCAGTCCCCGGCACCTCGCGGGTCCCGGTGACGCCCGCCACGTCACCCACGCCCTGCTCGCCGCCGGCTGGACCATCACCTCCGACCCGGCTTCCCCCGAGACTGAGGTCACCAGCCCCGACCTGCAGGCCCGGCTGCAAGCCGCACCCCAGTTCAACCCGTCCGGCAGCTGGTGGCGCCTCACGGTCGAGCCGCCCAACTCCCGTAGTTGGTATGCCTCGTTCACCCAGCAGGTCCCGGCCGAGATCCTGGCCGGACTCACCGACACGCTCCTCACCCCTGCCCCTGCGGACCGGCCCGATCCGTGGGACCTCTTCCGCACAGCGGGCTGGAGCGTCACCCAGAGCGAGAACGGAACCGGCTTCGAGGCCCGCTCGCTCGACCGGCGGGTGGTCGTTGAATACAGCCGCCCCTACGACGACGAGATCTCCTCCTCGTTCTCCTGGCGGATCCGCACCCGGGAGTACCCCGCCGAAGCCGCCGAGTCCGCTTTCGACGGTCGCCCTGTCTGGAGCGGCTGGCTCGACGGACACGCCCCCGCGCAGGCCATCGCCGGCTTCATCGCCGCCTTGACCAGCGCCGAACCGCTGCTGCGCGGCTGGGGCCGGCACAACTGGCACCACGACGTCCAGCACGAGCGAACCAGCCGGACCGGCACGGATGTCGCCGACGCTCACCAGCAGCGCCTCAAGCACGTCCAGGCCCAGGTCCGCGCCGCGCGACGCCGTCAGCGGCTGGACACCGCCCCCTCCTCGGCTTACGTCGGCGCCTCCAACTCCTCGGCGGCTCGCACCCGATGA